A region of the Microbulbifer pacificus genome:
GAGCGCGCGCAGATCACTTTTGTCCGCTGTCACCCGCTCCACCCGCGCATCGCGCACCTGGGAAACGGCGCCGCCATTCTGGTTACCCGGCGCCACCAACAGAAAACCCAAGCCATTTTTAGTGTCGCGCTGCGACAGGGCGCTGGCATCGCCTTCGCTGAGACTGTCGAGTAAAAACAGGATGCCGCCGGGTGTTTCATTCTTGGCGAGAATCTGTTCCGCGAGTTTCAGCGCCGCTGCGGCGTTTTCTCCTGATACCGGCATGACCTCTGGACTCAGTCCCTCTAAATAAGGGCGCAGCAACGCCTGGTCTTCGGTCAAGGGCACCACGCGGTGAGCACTGCCGGCGTAAGCGACCAGCGCCGTGGGGGCGCCGTCACGGGTCTCCAGCAGGTCGAGCACTTTCTGTTTGGCGCGCGCGAGACGCTCGGGCGGTACATCTTTTTCCAACATGCTGTCGCTGACTTTCAGCACCACCACCAGCGGTGTGGTTTTGGCCATCAGCGGATCCGGCAGGCGAGTCCAACTGGGGCCGGCGGTGCCGAGGGTCAGCAGCGCGAGCAGCAGGGCAATAAAATCCACTGGTTTTAAATAATGCCGGCTGCGATCGCCCACTACCAGGGCCTCGGCCAGGTGCGGGGCAATTTGCCCGCTGGTTTCGGCATCGCTGCGCTGGCTGCGGCGGAAGTGCCACCACAGCCATAAAATCAGCGGCAACAGCAGCAGCCACGCCGGGCGCAGAAAGTGGAACGCGGAGAAACCGGCGAACAGTGCGCTCATGGCGTTGTCCTGCGTTGCGCTATCCGCGCTGTACCGGGTAGCAGGCGGGCGACCAGAGCGAGTAGGCCCAGCAGCAGTGCGAGGCCCATGGGCCAGTGCGCCAGGGAGTGGTGGGGGCGGTAGGTTTCACTGTCGACCATTTTGGGCGCCAGCTTGTCGATCTGGTCGTATACCGCTGCCAGGGCCTTTTCGTCGTTGGCGAAATAAAACTGGCCGCCTGTGCGTCTGGCGATGGCCTTGAGGGTGTCCACATCCACGCGGTTTTCTTCCACTTCGCTGTCGGGGTCTCCGACGCCGATGGTGAGAATCTTGACCTTGCGCTGGGCGGCGATGGCGGCGGCGTTGATCGGGCTCATGGTACTGGCGGTGTCGCTGCCGTCACTCAACAGGATCAGCAGGCGCTGTTCCACCTCACTGCTTTCAAACTGGCGGATCGCGAGGCCGATGGCATCGCCCAGCGCGGTGTGTGGGCCGGCCATGCCCACATCGGTCTCCTGCAGTAATTCGAGCACGGTATCCAGATCGGTGGTGAGTGGCGCCTGCACGAACGCCTTGGTGCCAAATACGATCAGCGCAACGCGCTCGCCTTCGCGGCCTTCGAGAAAAGGCGTTAACACCTGTTTGACGCCGTCGAGACGCTGCAATTTTTGGCCGTCACCGGCGATAAAGTCCTCCTGCTCCATGGAGCCGGAAATATCTACGGCGACAATCAGATCCCGCGCGGGTTTTTGCAGCGTCACCGCATCGCCCTCGTATTCGGGACGTGCCAGCGCGGTGACGATCAGTGCCCAGATCAGGGCACCCAGCAGCCACTGCCAGCGACTGCGGTCGAGCACGACCGCTCCCGAGCCGGGTTTTATGCCGATGGCCTGCACCAGTTGCTGGAAAAACGGCACCCGCAGGGCGCGCACGCGCTCCCGGTGCGCGGGGGCGAATTTCCACACCAGCAGTGGCAGCGGCAACAGCACAAACGCCCAGGGCGCGGCAAAGTCGATCACGGCGGGGCCTCGGCGTTTTTGCGCGGCCAACGAAACTGACGAAAACTCGGACGCTCGACCTTGTGCTGGCGAATCCAGTCACGCGCCACCTGCGCCAGTGCGCCGGATTGCGTTGGTGCGGCTTTGCGGTAGGGGCTTTGCAACAGGGTGCGGCCAACTTCCCCAGTGAATGCGTTGCCGGGGTAGTGCTGGTTGAGAAAGCCGAGCCAGTCGTCGCCGGTCAGTGCGGCAACTTGGGTGCGCGGGTAGGCGACGAGCGCCGTGCGGCGCAGTATCTCGGCGATCCGCGCGGGATCATCCGCGGCCTGTTGCAGTTCGGCGAGCGCGGCGCGGCGATAGGCGTTGGCGCGATAGGTTTGTATTCGCCGCCAAACAAAAAATAGAAGCATCAGAAGCAGGAGCGCGCCGACACTTTTTGCGGCGGGAGTTGCCGGCCACATGGAGACCGCAGGCGGTTCCGGCGGCGGCACCAGCTGCGCGATCATATCCGGCAGGGTTTCTTCTGCCGCTGCGGGGGTGCTGTTCAGTTTGCTGCCAGTGTCTGGTTTGGCTTGGTCTTGCTGCATCCGCTTAATCCTGTGCCGAGCGCTCTTGCCCGGGTCGTGCCCGGTGGGGCATCAATCCCAGCAATCGCTGCAGTTGTGGCAGCGTGTCTTCGCCGGTGGAAAGCTGTGCTACTGGCAGCCCGTAGCGCAGATGCCAGTCGTGAATGACCTGGCGGCGTTGGCGGTTGAACTGATCCATCGCTGCCGACGTATCGGCACTGCGTGTATCCAGCGTGGCCTGCTGATCGCCGTCGGAAATGGCGCTCACCAGCGTTCTGGGTACCGCCTCGCCGGTTGGGTCTACCACGGGCACCAGAATCACATCGTTGTGGCGGGCGATGCCGCTCAACAAGCGCTCGGTAGCCGGGCCCACTACATCGAAGTCACTGATCAGAAGCACCAGGTGATCGCGCCGGGCGATATTCGCCACCGCTTGCAATACCTGGTCGAGGGAGGTGGGCTCGGCCACCGGGGCATCGGCGTGCAGCGCCTGATTCGCGCGCGCGAGTTCCGTAAGCAAGCGGGTGAGGGCGCGGCGATTGCGCTGCGGGCGCTGGCACAGCACAGCGGTGTCGGTGACCACGATGCCACCGACACGGTCGTCCTGTTCAAGAATGGCAAATGCCGCCAGTGCCGCCGCTTCCGCGGCGGTGACGGATTTCATCGCGTGGCGGGTACCGAAGAACATGGACATACGCTGGTCGACAACGATCAGCGCGGGGCGGTCGCGCTCTTCAGAGTAAACCCGTACATGGGGCTCGCCGGTGCGCGCGGTCACCTTCCAGTCGATGGCGCGCACGTCATCTGTGGGCAAATACTCCCGCAGTTCCTCGAAGTTGAGCCCGCGACCACGCAGAGAGGATACGTGGCGGCCACTCAGTACGCTGCGGGCTTTCTGCCGTGGCAGCAGCTGCAACTGGCGCGCGCTGGCCTCCAGGGATTGCAGGTGGGCGAGATCCACATGGATTCGCGAATCCTGCTCTGTGCTTTGCACCTGCCTGGGCAGGGTATCGGCGCGGGCGCGATTGCGGAAGTGTTGGTAGAGCTTGAACATTTTGGGTACTGCGGCATCTGCTCAGGTTGGCGCGGTGGATTCATGGAAGCGCCACGTTGCGCAGCAGCTCGTCGATGGCGCCATTGGCACTTATACCTTCGCCCTGGGCCTCAAACGTCAGACCCAGGCGGTGGCGCAGGGCATCGTGGGCAATGGCCTGGATATCCAGCGGGTCCACATAATCCCGCCCTTCCAACCACGCGTGGGCGCGGCTGCATTTATCCAGCGCGATGGAGCCGCGGGGGCTTACGCCGATATCGATCCAGCGACCGAGACTGTCAGAGATTTCTGCCGGCCGCCGGGTGGCATCTACCAGGTCCGCCATATACCGCACCATGGCATCGGAAACGTGAATGGTGGCGATTTCCCGGCGGGCATCAAAAATCGCCTGCTGGGGAATGACGGCAGAAGTTTCACTTGGAGTGTCAGGCGCCGCGGCATTTTCTGCCGCCATGACCTCCTCGCCGCGCACCAGGTTGATTACTTCCACCTCGTCGGTCACCGGCGGATAGGTGATCAGCACGTGCATCAGGAAGCGGTCCATCTGTGCTTCCGGCAGCGGGTAGGTGCCTTCCTGTTCAATGGGGTTCTGGGTCGCCATCACCATAAACAGTGGCGGCAATTTGTGCGTCTTGCCGGCCACGGTGACCTGCCGCTCTTCCATGGCCTCGAGCAACGCCGACTGCACCTTGGCCGGCGCGCGGTTGATCTCGTCGGCCAAAACCAGGTTGGCGAAGATGGGGCCGGAGTGAAAGCGAAACTCTGAGCCATGCTCGTCCCGGTAGAGCACATCGGTACCGGTGACATCCGCAGGCAGCAGATCCGGGGTGAACTGGATGCGGCTGAAATCCGCCTCCAGATTTTTCGCCATGGCCTTGATGGCGCGGGTTTTGGCGAGGCCCGGCAGGCCCTCCAGCAGCAAATTGCCGTTGGCCAGCAGACCGATAATCAGGCGACGTATGACATCCCGCTGGCCAATGATCGCCTGGCCGATATTGGCTTCGAGTTGCGCAATTTGCTCGCGAGCGGACATAGAAAATCCCAGGAACATAATTGGAGATAACTGGTAAAAATTAGCAGAGCGGGGACGAAACACTGGCTGAAGTCGAACGGCGCGACGTGGAGCCCTTTACTGGCGAAAAACGCGACGACACGCAGCTATACTCAAACGCCGCTGCAGAACTCGCGGCCCCCGGCCCGTTACGATAAATGCATAACAATGTCTGGATGTCCCATGCGTAAACTGTTGTGTTTCCTTCTGCCCGCATTGCTGATGCTCGGCTGCGACAAACAGAGTTCACCCGTCGATCATCGCGATACCTTGGCAGATAAAGACAAGCCTGTGCCAGCCGCGGTAGTGGAGGCCACGCAGACGGAGGTTGAGGCCAAGGCGCCTAACTTGGCCAAACGCACCTATATGGGAGCGGAAACCTGTGCAGGTTGCCACGCGTCAGAATTCCAGTCCTGGCAGAAATCCCATCACGATATGGCGATGAAATTGCCCACTCCCGAGACGGTAGTGGGCAATTTTGACAATGCGGAATTTGATTATTTCGGTACGGTTTCCCACTTCTTCAAACGCGGCGATAAATACGTGGTGCGCACCGATGGGCCGGACGGCAAGCTGCAGGACTTTGCGGTGGCCTACACCTTCGGCATCGAGCCGCTGCAGCAGTATTTGATCGAGCTGCCCGGTGGCAAGTTACAGGCGCTGTCTATCGCCTGGGACTCCCGCAGCAAGGAGGTCGGTGGCCAGCGCTGGTTCCACCTGTACCCGAATGAGGAAATCAAACCCGGCGACCCGCTGCACTGGACCGGGCTGAACCAGAACTGGAACTTCATGTGCGCGGACTGCCACTCCACCAACTTCCAGAAAAACTACGACACCGCAACAAAAACCTTTTCCAGTGCCTGGTCGGAAATCAATGTGGGTTGTGAAGCCTGCCACGGCCCGGCGTCGCGGCATGTGGACTGGGCCAATGCGCCAGAAGATCAGCGGGGTCGCTACGGCGAAAACTTGGGGTTGGAAGTTTCCTACCGGGATCGCTTGACGGGTGCCTGGCAGATGAACCTGGAAACCGGCATCGCGCAGTTGTTAAAAAACGCGGGCGGCGCTGATATCCAGAAGGAAATCCAGACCTGTGCCCAGTGCCATTCCCGCCGCAGCACCGCCTTCCCGGGTGCGCACCCGCAGAGCAATTTCCTGGACCATTTCAATCCGGCGCTGCTGAGTGATGGCTTGTACCATGCCGACGGCCAGATCAACGATGAAGTTTATGTCTACGGTTCCTTCCTGCAGAGCAAGATGCATGGTGCCGGTGTCACCTGCAGCAACTGCCACAACCCGCACACATTGAAAGTCCGCGCCGAGGGCAATGCCCTGTGCGCCCAGTGCCACCTGCCGCAGAAGTTCGATACCGCAGAGCACCATATGCACAAGGCCGACACGCAGGGCGCCCAGTGCGTCAGTTGTCATATGCCGGAGAAAACCTATATGCAGGTGGACGCGCGCCGAGACCACAGCTTCCGCGTGCCGCGCCCGGATCTGTCACTGTCGATCGGCTCGCCAAATGCCTGCGTTGGCTGCCACAGTGACAAAACGGATAGTTGGGCTGCACAAGTGCTGGAGAAAAAATACGGCAAGCCGAAGCCCCATTACGGCGAGGCGCTGTTCGCCGGGCGTATCGGCGCCCCGGATGCAGAGGGGCGCTTGCTGAAACTGGCCATGGACGACACGCAACCGGAAATCGTGCGCGCCACCGCGGTGTCCATGCTGCCACAGTACCTGTCGCAGACCAGCGCCCAGGTGTTGCAGGTTATTGCCCAAGGCGACGATGCGCTGTTGCATCTGGGGCTGGCACAGTCGCTGGAAAATGTGCCGGAGCGGATTCGTCCCGCACTGGCGATTCCGCTGTTGTACGAGGACGAAAAGGTAGTGACCGCACTGGCCGCCAATGCGATGGCCGGGGCGCCGATGGCGCAATATCCGGAGGAAGTGCGCCGGCAGTTCAATAACGGCCTGGTGAATTACCAGCGCTCGGAAGATTTCAACAGTGATCGACCCGAGTCGCTGGCGAACCTTGCCGGCATGTATTTCCAACAGGGGCAGCCGGCGAAGTCGGAAAAATATTTCCGCGACGCCATCGATCTGGAACCGAGCTACAGCCCGGCCTATATCAACCTGGCGGATCTCTACCGTGCGACCGGGCGCGAACAGGAGAGCGAGCAGGTGTTGCGCGAGGCCCTGGCAGCCGTCAACGATAAAACGCCGGTCGAGCACTCCCTGGGACTTTCCCTGGTGCGCCAGAAAAAAATGTCGGAAGCGTTGGAGTACCTGCGCGCGGCAGCACACAGCACCACAGCGCCATCACACTATGTCTATGTCTATGCCATTGGCTTAAATTCGCTGGGGAAATCCAACGAGGCGATCAAGGAGCTCGAGCAGGCGTTAGAGCGTTTTCCGGGAGATCGTCAGATTATCTCAGCACTGGCTTCCATCCATCATGAGCAGGGCAACGGTTCAGCTGCGCAGCAATATCAGCAGCAGCTTCAGTAGCGGGCGGGATACAAAATAGAAAACAGCGCGGCTAGGGTGGCCGCGCTGCTTAGGGGGTAGCAAGGACGATTAGTGGTTTTCCTGAGTCTCCATCGCCGCTTTGATCGCTTCGTTGATATTCAGCGAGGCCGCTTTCTGTCGGGGCGGGAATTCCTTGAACGTTGCCAAGTGCTCCTGCAGGATCGCAATAGCAGGCTGGAAAACCCAGCTCTTGCGCATGATCTGGTGGAAACCGGTGATGCCATCATAGTGCTCCAGCGGGTCTTTGCGCAGGTTGTACAGCTGGGGCATGGTGTGGACTACCAGGTCCCCGTAATAGCGACCATCGGGCTTGGTGGCAAAATGCATTTTCCAGGGGCCCACGCGCAGTGCGGTCAGTTGCGATTCGTAGTAGTAGAAGATCTTGTTGCGTGCGGATTTTTTGCTTTTGCCCGTCCAGTAATCCAGGTTGTTCTCGCCGTCGATATACACGTGGTCGGACTTCTTCAGCTTCTCCCGCAGGTTGGGTTCACCCAGGGCCGCAGCTATGGTCGGGAATACATCCTCGTGGGAGGAAATGCCATTCAGCTCCAGGCCAGCTGGAATATGCCCGGGCCAGCGCACCAGGAAGGGCACACGTACACCGCCCTCCCAGGTCGTCATTTTTTCACCGCGGAACATTGTGGTGCCGGCGTCGGGCCAAGAGCTCTGCTCGGGGCCGTTGTCGGTGGTGTAAATGACGATGGTATTGTCGGCAATTCCCAGTTCATCCAGTTTATCCAGCAGTTTGCCTACCTGGGCATCGTGCTCGATCAGTCCGCTGCCGAAGAGATCGTCTTCAGAGCTGATATCGGTGGCCAGATTGCGGCTTTCCGGCTTCAGGTGGATGTATACATGCATGCGACTGGTGTTGTGCCAGATGAAAAACGGTTTACCGGCCTTTTTGGCCCGTTCCATAAAATCCAGACTGCGCGAGAGAATCTCCTCGTCGAAGGTTTCCATGCGCTTGCGGGTCAGCGGACCGGTATCCTTGATGCGACCGTCGGCAAAGGACTCGATCACGCCGCGCGGGCCAAATTTCTTTTTGAACTCTGGATCTTTCGGGTAGTCTGCCTGCTCCGGTTCCTCGGATACATTGAGGTGATAGAGGTTGCCGTAAAACTCATCGAACCCGTGTTTAGTGGGCAGGTGTTCATCCAGGTCACCGAGATGATTTTTACCGTACTGCGCGGTCATATACCCCTGAGCCTGGAGGAATTCCGCCAGCGTGGGGTCTGCCTCCTTGATGCCTAGCGGGTTGCCCGGCTGCCCTACGGTGGTCAGGCCGGAGCGCACCGGTAGCTGGCCGAGGAAGAACGCGGCGCGCCCGGCGGTACAGCTGGGTTGCGCATAGTGATCGGTAAACAGCGCGCCCTCTTTCGCGATGCGGTCGATATTGGGGGTGGGGTAGGTCATGCCATGGGTATAGGCGCTCAGGGACAACGAGGCCACGTCGTCCACCATGATGGCGAGAATGTTGGGTTTCTCTGCCGCCTGCACTGCTGCCGCCGCACCTATCCCGATAAGTAGCGCAATGGAAGC
Encoded here:
- a CDS encoding DUF58 domain-containing protein; this encodes MFKLYQHFRNRARADTLPRQVQSTEQDSRIHVDLAHLQSLEASARQLQLLPRQKARSVLSGRHVSSLRGRGLNFEELREYLPTDDVRAIDWKVTARTGEPHVRVYSEERDRPALIVVDQRMSMFFGTRHAMKSVTAAEAAALAAFAILEQDDRVGGIVVTDTAVLCQRPQRNRRALTRLLTELARANQALHADAPVAEPTSLDQVLQAVANIARRDHLVLLISDFDVVGPATERLLSGIARHNDVILVPVVDPTGEAVPRTLVSAISDGDQQATLDTRSADTSAAMDQFNRQRRQVIHDWHLRYGLPVAQLSTGEDTLPQLQRLLGLMPHRARPGQERSAQD
- a CDS encoding VWA domain-containing protein; this encodes MIDFAAPWAFVLLPLPLLVWKFAPAHRERVRALRVPFFQQLVQAIGIKPGSGAVVLDRSRWQWLLGALIWALIVTALARPEYEGDAVTLQKPARDLIVAVDISGSMEQEDFIAGDGQKLQRLDGVKQVLTPFLEGREGERVALIVFGTKAFVQAPLTTDLDTVLELLQETDVGMAGPHTALGDAIGLAIRQFESSEVEQRLLILLSDGSDTASTMSPINAAAIAAQRKVKILTIGVGDPDSEVEENRVDVDTLKAIARRTGGQFYFANDEKALAAVYDQIDKLAPKMVDSETYRPHHSLAHWPMGLALLLGLLALVARLLPGTARIAQRRTTP
- a CDS encoding arylsulfatase, encoding MGSLRKRFASIALLIGIGAAAAVQAAEKPNILAIMVDDVASLSLSAYTHGMTYPTPNIDRIAKEGALFTDHYAQPSCTAGRAAFFLGQLPVRSGLTTVGQPGNPLGIKEADPTLAEFLQAQGYMTAQYGKNHLGDLDEHLPTKHGFDEFYGNLYHLNVSEEPEQADYPKDPEFKKKFGPRGVIESFADGRIKDTGPLTRKRMETFDEEILSRSLDFMERAKKAGKPFFIWHNTSRMHVYIHLKPESRNLATDISSEDDLFGSGLIEHDAQVGKLLDKLDELGIADNTIVIYTTDNGPEQSSWPDAGTTMFRGEKMTTWEGGVRVPFLVRWPGHIPAGLELNGISSHEDVFPTIAAALGEPNLREKLKKSDHVYIDGENNLDYWTGKSKKSARNKIFYYYESQLTALRVGPWKMHFATKPDGRYYGDLVVHTMPQLYNLRKDPLEHYDGITGFHQIMRKSWVFQPAIAILQEHLATFKEFPPRQKAASLNINEAIKAAMETQENH
- a CDS encoding DUF4381 domain-containing protein → MQQDQAKPDTGSKLNSTPAAAEETLPDMIAQLVPPPEPPAVSMWPATPAAKSVGALLLLMLLFFVWRRIQTYRANAYRRAALAELQQAADDPARIAEILRRTALVAYPRTQVAALTGDDWLGFLNQHYPGNAFTGEVGRTLLQSPYRKAAPTQSGALAQVARDWIRQHKVERPSFRQFRWPRKNAEAPP
- a CDS encoding tetratricopeptide repeat protein yields the protein MRKLLCFLLPALLMLGCDKQSSPVDHRDTLADKDKPVPAAVVEATQTEVEAKAPNLAKRTYMGAETCAGCHASEFQSWQKSHHDMAMKLPTPETVVGNFDNAEFDYFGTVSHFFKRGDKYVVRTDGPDGKLQDFAVAYTFGIEPLQQYLIELPGGKLQALSIAWDSRSKEVGGQRWFHLYPNEEIKPGDPLHWTGLNQNWNFMCADCHSTNFQKNYDTATKTFSSAWSEINVGCEACHGPASRHVDWANAPEDQRGRYGENLGLEVSYRDRLTGAWQMNLETGIAQLLKNAGGADIQKEIQTCAQCHSRRSTAFPGAHPQSNFLDHFNPALLSDGLYHADGQINDEVYVYGSFLQSKMHGAGVTCSNCHNPHTLKVRAEGNALCAQCHLPQKFDTAEHHMHKADTQGAQCVSCHMPEKTYMQVDARRDHSFRVPRPDLSLSIGSPNACVGCHSDKTDSWAAQVLEKKYGKPKPHYGEALFAGRIGAPDAEGRLLKLAMDDTQPEIVRATAVSMLPQYLSQTSAQVLQVIAQGDDALLHLGLAQSLENVPERIRPALAIPLLYEDEKVVTALAANAMAGAPMAQYPEEVRRQFNNGLVNYQRSEDFNSDRPESLANLAGMYFQQGQPAKSEKYFRDAIDLEPSYSPAYINLADLYRATGREQESEQVLREALAAVNDKTPVEHSLGLSLVRQKKMSEALEYLRAAAHSTTAPSHYVYVYAIGLNSLGKSNEAIKELEQALERFPGDRQIISALASIHHEQGNGSAAQQYQQQLQ
- a CDS encoding AAA family ATPase, whose translation is MSAREQIAQLEANIGQAIIGQRDVIRRLIIGLLANGNLLLEGLPGLAKTRAIKAMAKNLEADFSRIQFTPDLLPADVTGTDVLYRDEHGSEFRFHSGPIFANLVLADEINRAPAKVQSALLEAMEERQVTVAGKTHKLPPLFMVMATQNPIEQEGTYPLPEAQMDRFLMHVLITYPPVTDEVEVINLVRGEEVMAAENAAAPDTPSETSAVIPQQAIFDARREIATIHVSDAMVRYMADLVDATRRPAEISDSLGRWIDIGVSPRGSIALDKCSRAHAWLEGRDYVDPLDIQAIAHDALRHRLGLTFEAQGEGISANGAIDELLRNVALP